One Helianthus annuus cultivar XRQ/B chromosome 7, HanXRQr2.0-SUNRISE, whole genome shotgun sequence genomic region harbors:
- the LOC110933707 gene encoding uncharacterized protein LOC110933707, with the protein MQSLENVLINNDFIYETREEPGTEIVTEIFFLHRDSRVMWRAFPHVMMIDATYKTNIYNMPFIQIVGMTPTNKSFIIAHAVVSKERGDNFVWVLERVKSMLDECMEPRVILTDRDLALMGACAKDIVETQFGEIRKTFRESIEKTMKHHKHPMFQHLLGKVSHTALDLLHGEAIRKLEVLERFNSSCGCQMWHNCGLPCACRIEKYMREERPIQLEDIDVFWRKLNFQSCKLIDDSVDVVEELDVVRQQLQSHPPAQQKSLLSKIKAVLTPTKSTKKPPVVQQNTRGRPTTKQVQERLDEASRIDEELRRSSFGDANTCFEGSRQSKYDKPRHSSYVPSQASQQSVIRSQKPKASLSRSKSSKKKETRDDHGFPLIIGDKYVGIIERFKSAIPTVFHPYVSCIRDVMPDGHCGFQSVAVGLGMDQSSWGLIRRDLVQEMDQNESIWFPIFEAWAEGYFYTHRQGLIWDSVAGCGENHWMDFPFAGLLIAQTYGIGVHLLTTTMGASSTYFPLLSPPANQQPLFITLTHVNENHFIHVKLEGDYPMPPAHGLWLTHRRPHTEQWEDMYLPRLEWYTSIMNPRPRSNPSLNYIDSYTEE; encoded by the exons ATGCAGTCACTAGAAAATGTGCTGATAAACAACGACTTTATTTACGAGACACGAGAAGAACCCGGAACAGAGATCGTAACAGAGATCTTCTTTCTTCATCGGGACTCGAGAGtcatgtggcgtgcattcccccaCGTCATGATGATCGATGCGACGTACAAGACAAACATATACAATATGCCCTTTATCCAGATTGTTGGTATGACGCCTACCAACAAATCGTTTATTATCGCGCATGCCGTTGTTAGTAAAGAACGGGGTGATAACTTTGTGTGGGTGCTTGAGAGGGTTAAGTCAATGTTGGATGAATGTATGGAgccacgtgtgattttaacggatAGAGACCTAGCCCTTATGGGCGCGTGTGCTAAA GATATAGTTGAGACACAGTTCGGTGAAATAAGGAAGACTTTTCGAGAAAGCATCGAAAAAACAATGAAACACCACAAACACCCGATGTTTCAACACCTACTTGGAAAAGTATCCCATACAGCCCTTGACTTGTTGCATGGAGAGGCAATTAGGAAGCTAGAGGTCTTGGAGCGCTTTAattcatcatgtggttgccaaATGTGGCACAACTGTGGGTTGCCCTGTGCTTGTAGGATAGAAAAGTACATGCGTGAAG AGCGTCCAATTCAACTCGAAGACATAGACGTCTTCTGGCGGAAACTTAACttccaaagttgtaaattgatagACGACTCCGTTGACGTGGTCGAAGAGCTAGATGTTGTTAGACAACAATTACAGTCGCACCCCCCAGCTCAGCAAAAAAGCCTGCTTTCAAAGATTAAAGCGGTGTTGACTCCAACGAAATCTACCAAGAAACCACCGGTTGTCCAACAAAATACTCGTGGCCGACCAACAACAAAGCAGGTACAAGAAAGGTTGGACGAGGCCTCTCGTATAGATGAAGAATTGAGGAGAAGCTCCTTCGGTGATGCAAACACGTGCTTTGAAGGTTCACGACAAAGTAAGTACGATAAACCTCGCCACAGCTCGTACGTTCCGTCTCAGGCCTCACAACAGTCGGttataaggtcccaaaaacccaaaGCAAGCCTAAGTCGTTCAAAGAgttctaagaagaaagagacacgAGATGATCACGGTTTTCCTTTAATCATTGGGGACAAGTACGTGGGAATCATCGAACGGTTTAAGTCTGCCATTCCGACAGTGTTCCATCCGTACGTCTCGTGCATACGAGATGTGATGCCGgacggtcattgtgggtttcAGTCTGTGGCTGTGGGCTTAGGGATGGATCAGAGTTCATGGGGGCTTATTAGAAGGGACCTTGTCCAAGAAATGGATCAGAACGAATCGATCTGGTTCCCAATATTTGAAGCATGGGCTGAAGGTTATTTTTACACGCATCGTCAGGGCCTAATTTGGGATTCAGTGGCCGGTTGTGGGGAGAATCACTGGATGGACTTCCCCTTTGCAGGACTTCTTATTGCACAAACGTACGGTATCGGGGTGCACCTGTTAACGACAACCATGGGTGCGAGTTCCACTTACTTCCCATTACTAAGTCCTCCGGCTAATCAACAACCATTATTCATAACACTTACACATGTTAACGAGAACCACTTCATACATGTTAAGCTGGAAGGGGATTATCCTATGCCACCAGCACACGGGCTATGGTTGACCCACCGAAGACCCCATACAGAACAATGGGAAGATATGTACTTGCCACGTCTAGAATGGTATACATCGATAATGAATCCTCGGCCAAGATCAAACCCCAGTCTTAATTACATAGATAGTTATACGgaagaatga